A portion of the Stigmatella aurantiaca DW4/3-1 genome contains these proteins:
- a CDS encoding dihydrofolate reductase family protein — MSKVVAIMSMSLDGYVADLNDGVAEVFDWYFTSGDVEFHTGGSDPMTFKVSGPSAEHLRDLTSGLGAMLTGRRTFDVAQGWGGNHAWGPAFVLTHHIPAGWPRPHSTVHFVTDGIESAVNQAKAAAAGKSVGVHGADTIQQCLNAGLLDEIHVDIAAVLLGSGVRLFDHLAGTPAVLGNPRVIPGVGVTHLRYPVRKA; from the coding sequence ATGTCGAAGGTTGTCGCAATCATGTCCATGTCGCTCGACGGCTACGTCGCCGACCTCAACGATGGCGTGGCCGAAGTATTCGATTGGTACTTCACCTCGGGAGACGTCGAATTCCACACCGGAGGGTCGGACCCCATGACGTTCAAGGTGTCCGGGCCGAGCGCCGAGCACCTTCGCGATCTCACATCCGGACTTGGTGCCATGCTCACCGGTCGACGCACTTTTGACGTCGCCCAAGGCTGGGGCGGAAATCACGCTTGGGGACCAGCATTCGTCCTGACCCACCACATCCCCGCCGGATGGCCGCGACCCCACTCGACTGTCCACTTCGTGACCGACGGCATCGAAAGCGCCGTGAACCAAGCCAAAGCCGCCGCCGCCGGGAAGTCCGTTGGGGTCCACGGCGCTGACACCATCCAGCAGTGCCTCAATGCTGGCCTCCTCGACGAAATCCACGTCGACATCGCGGCGGTTCTTCTTGGCTCCGGAGTTCGACTCTTTGACCACCTCGCCGGCACGCCAGCTGTCCTTGGCAACCCGAGGGTGATCCCGGGCGTCGGCGTTACACACCTGCGCTACCCAGTACGCAAAGCGTAG
- a CDS encoding glutathione S-transferase family protein — translation MSGDLVFYHNPQSRAQMVHWMLHEVGAPFRVVRIDLQKGEQKSPEFLAVNPMGKLPALVHDGTVVTETAAIITYLADAFPQAGLAPSAGDTRRGTYLRWLFFGAGCFEPALLDMMLKRPQVDSKSTIGYGSYEDTLGAFKKMLTPGPYILGGQFSAADVYVGSQIAWALSFKAPGLQEPIFTDYVARITARPAYKKAAIADGRLPADKA, via the coding sequence ATGAGCGGAGACCTCGTTTTCTATCACAACCCTCAGTCGCGGGCGCAGATGGTCCACTGGATGCTGCACGAGGTGGGAGCGCCCTTCCGCGTCGTGCGCATCGACCTGCAAAAAGGAGAGCAGAAGTCACCGGAATTTCTCGCCGTCAACCCGATGGGCAAGTTGCCGGCGCTCGTCCATGACGGCACCGTCGTCACCGAGACGGCGGCCATCATCACCTACCTGGCCGATGCCTTCCCGCAGGCGGGGCTCGCGCCGTCGGCAGGCGACACGCGCCGCGGCACCTATCTGCGCTGGCTCTTTTTTGGCGCGGGGTGTTTCGAGCCTGCCCTGCTCGACATGATGCTCAAGCGCCCGCAGGTCGACAGCAAGAGCACCATCGGCTATGGCAGCTACGAGGACACGCTCGGCGCGTTCAAGAAGATGCTCACCCCGGGCCCATACATCCTTGGCGGGCAGTTCAGCGCGGCGGACGTCTACGTGGGCTCTCAGATCGCCTGGGCCCTTTCGTTCAAGGCGCCGGGTCTCCAGGAACCGATCTTCACGGACTACGTGGCGCGCATCACCGCGCGTCCCGCCTACAAGAAGGCCGCCATCGCCGATGGCCGCCTGCCTGCTGACAAGGCCTGA
- a CDS encoding HisA/HisF-related TIM barrel protein produces the protein MLRDGEQSGSEPWLVVGPMKFRSRLILGIEQYVSAELVAKVLTASGCDVFITTLDLEQTRTSLLLSDIDQSVPLDRFNWIGTTSFAHSKEDALKTVRSLRRAHGIEVFKLDVRPADNLPHNAQTVEAAQELLNEGCAVMPFILPDIQVARELERMGCCALRIMAAPVASGRGLVDPKSLRQVLDAVSIPVIVEGGLGSPAQVAQAMELGADAVLVNTAVAQAPDPVRMAEAMKHAVLAGRLAAVERQDAPVAAAG, from the coding sequence ATGCTTCGTGACGGTGAGCAGTCAGGTTCAGAGCCATGGCTCGTGGTCGGTCCGATGAAGTTCCGCTCGCGGCTGATCCTGGGGATCGAGCAGTACGTGTCGGCCGAACTGGTGGCGAAGGTGCTCACGGCCAGCGGCTGTGACGTGTTCATCACGACCCTGGATCTGGAGCAGACCCGGACCAGCCTGCTGCTCTCCGATATTGATCAGTCGGTGCCCCTGGACCGGTTCAATTGGATCGGCACGACGTCGTTCGCCCACTCCAAGGAGGATGCGCTCAAGACGGTGAGGTCCCTTCGCCGCGCCCATGGAATCGAGGTGTTCAAGCTCGATGTCCGGCCCGCGGACAACCTGCCGCACAATGCTCAGACGGTGGAAGCCGCCCAGGAGTTGTTGAACGAGGGCTGTGCGGTCATGCCCTTCATCCTGCCCGACATCCAAGTTGCACGGGAACTCGAGCGGATGGGGTGTTGCGCGCTCCGGATCATGGCCGCGCCCGTCGCCAGCGGACGTGGACTCGTCGACCCGAAGTCGCTCCGGCAGGTGCTCGACGCGGTCTCGATCCCCGTGATTGTCGAGGGGGGGCTCGGCTCTCCCGCCCAGGTCGCGCAGGCCATGGAGCTGGGGGCCGACGCCGTGCTGGTCAATACGGCCGTCGCGCAGGCGCCTGATCCCGTCCGCATGGCCGAGGCGATGAAGCACGCGGTGCTCGCGGGGCGGCTGGCGGCTGTCGAGCGCCAGGATGCCCCGGTGGCCGCCGCGGGTTGA